The Coregonus clupeaformis isolate EN_2021a unplaced genomic scaffold, ASM2061545v1 scaf0531, whole genome shotgun sequence genomic interval GCATAATTAAATTAAGTTGACCTGAAATTGCAAGTGATGACCACCTcctcatacacaaaataatcagaaGATTAAACTTTAGTATGTTTAAAAGAAATGTGGCACAGTGATGATGTAAAGCCACCATGAACTAAGAATTTCTTGTTTACTTTTCCATATGAAAAAACAACTCAAATTCAAACTTGAAAACGCAAAGGTGTggcattttacaaattaatacagtctaataacctAAAATATTAACCAAGTTGATTTTAATTAAGACTCCAAATTAATTACCTATGTTGAGAGCATCTTGGGTGCCTCTGTAGCGTGTGGAGAGGTCACTGGCCATCACCCTCTTAATCTCTGCAACCAGGGTTGAGTCGTCTTCGCATGGCTGTAGGTGTTTCAGCAGTTTTGCTTGAAGAGGAGCAATTACAGAGAGAGTTGGCTGGTCTTCTTCACACATCACAGTGGTTGCCATTTTGACAGGACCCATCAACTGAACAATGTCATCCATGTTGGCAATATCACTCTCACTCAGCGTGCCTACATCTGTGACCCCCCTTTCGTAGATCCTTGGACATCAGAGTTGCCATTATAGCTGGCTGTTGTTCCAAAAAACGTTCAAGCATTTCGAATGAACTGTTCCATCTGGTGATTATGTCTTGGATCAGTTTATGTTTTGGTAAATCCATCAGTTTGTTTTTCCTGTAGGGTGTGACATGGAATCGGGCTGCggtgaaaatatccaacaatttttCGCACTTTCCCCAACAACCTGGAAGCACGGTCCACCCCCAAACCCTTCTGCGAGGCAAGGTTGAGTGTATGTGCGAAGCAGGTAATGTGTGGACTGAACTGGGCTTCTGCACCGGCCACAATCATATTCCTGGCGTTATCTGTGACGATGGCAGGATTCTTGTCGGAGATTTTCCACTCCATGCAGGCTTCACGCAGTAACGCGCCAATATTTTTACCAGTATGGGCTTCATTTAAAACTCTGGTTAGCAGAACAAAGGTCTTCATTTTCCACTCCGGATCAATGTGATGAGAGGTAATTGTCACATACCCTTGATTTGAGCATGACGTCCAGCCATCTGTCGTTATCGCTACTCATTCAGCTTGAGAAAGCGACAGTTTCACATCATTCTTAGTACTTTCGTACAATGCAGGAATAACCTTTTCTGAGATGTGTGGTCGGCTTGGTATTGTGTACCAAGTAAACAACAATGAATGGCAAATGCattcacattttatttgaataaagTGCAAACAACACTTTAGGTTGAATTCACAGGAAGTTAAAATTGTCTGATCTCATTTTCaatattcaatacattttcaataaaagtacagtaagtgcaaccaacatttcaacagtaggtttacctgctacttctgcttttgtttttcaacattaaaatattcaatattaatatcaaaaataaagtgcaaccaacatctcttcaggttgaataaagagtaggtttacctgctacttctgcttttgtttttcaacatgaaaatattcaatattaatatcaaaaataaagtgcaaccaacatctcttcaggttgaattaacagtaggtttacctgctacttctgcttttgtttttcaacattacaatacaaatacagtattaatatcaaaaataaagtgcaaccaacatttcttcaggttgaatgagcagtggatgaacctgctactactctcattttaataaacaaacaatattcaacaaaagatcaagtgtaacctACTAGGCTACTCTTCAATGACTACAGATTTTTTTCCAAAAATATCAACTGATCAACATGATCTGGCCGCAGAACCCTTCTCTGTGCGTTCACTATGTCGCCAGCAGTACTAAAAACTCGTTCTGCTGGCACACTGGTGCCTGGAATGCACAGGTACCGTTtagcagtggggagaacaagtatttgatacactgctgattttgcaggttttcctacttacaaagcatgtagaggtctgtcatttttatcatcgggacacatcaactgtgagagacggaatctaaaacaaaaatccagaaaatcacattgtatgatttttaagtaattcatttgcattttattgcatgacataagtatttgatcacctaccaaccagtaagaattccggctctcacagacctgttattttttctttaagaagccctcctgttcgccactcattacctgtattaactgcacctgtttgaactcgttacctgtataaaagacacctgtccacacactcaatcaaacagactccaacctctccacaatggccaagaccagagagctgtgtaaggacatcagggataaaattgtagacctgcacaaggctgggatgggctacaggacaataggcaagcagcttggtgagaaggcaacaactgttggcgcaattattagaaaatggaagaagttcaagatgacggtcaatcaccctcggtctggggctccatgcaagatctcacctcgtggggcatcaatgatcatgaggaaggtgagggatcagcccagaactacacggcaggacctggtcaatggcctgaagagagctgggaccacagtctcaaagaaaaccattagtaacacactacgccgtcatggaataaaatcctgcagcgcacacaaggtccccctgctcaagccagcgcatgtccaggcccgtctgaagtttgccaatgaccatctggatgatccagaggaggaatgggagaaggtcatgtggtctgatgagacaaaaatatagctttttggtctaaactccactcgccgtgtttggaggaagaagaaggatgagtacaaccccaagaacaccatcccaaccgtgaagcatggaggtggaaactcgctctggataagagcgtctgctaaatgactaaaatgtaaatgtgaatgaaacatcattctttggggatgcttttctgcaaaggggacaggacgactgcatcgtattgaggggaggatggatggggccatgtatcgcgagatcttggccaacaacctccttccctcagtaagagcattgaagatgggtcgtggctgggtcttccagcatgacaacgacccgaaacacacagccagggcaactaaggagtggctccgtaagaagcatctcaaggtcctggagtggcctagccagtctccagacctgaacacaatagaaaatcttaggaggggagctgaaagtctgtattgcccagcgacagcccccgaaacctgaaggatctggagaaggtctgtatggaggagtgggccaaaatccctgctgcagtgtgtgcaaacctggtcaagacctacaggaaacgtatgatctctgtaattgcaaacaaaggtttctgtaccaaatattaagttctgcttttctgatgtatcaaatacttatgtcatgcaataaaatgcaaatgaattacttaaaaatcatacaatgtgattttctggatttttgttttagattccgtctctcacagttgaagtgtacctatgataaatattacagacctctacatgctttgtaagtaggaaaacctgcaaaatcggcagtgtatcaaatacttgttctccccactgtatatatacagtaccagtcaaaagtttggacagacctactcattcaagggtttttctttatttttactattttctacattgtagaataatagtgaagacatcaaaactatgaaataacacatatggaatcatgtagtaaacaaaaaaaaagtgttaaacaaatcaaaatattattttatatttgagattcttcaaatagccaccctttgccttgatgacagctttgcacactcttggcattcactcaaccagcttcacctggaatgcttttccaacagtcttgaaggagttcccacatatgctgagaaccttgttggctgcttttccttcactctgcgttccgactcatcccaaaccatctcaattgggttgaggtcaggggattgtggaggccaggtcatctgatgcagcactccatcactctccttcttggtaaaatagcccttacacagcctggaggtgtgttgggtcattgtcctgttgaaaaacaaatgatagtcccactaagcccaaaccagatgggatggcgtatcgctgtagaatgctgtggtagccatgctggttaagtgtgccttgaattctcaataaatcacagacagtgaaaCCAGCAAAAGCACCCCTgcatcataacacctcctcctccatgctttacggtggtaaatacacatgcggagatcatccgttcacccacaccgcgtctcaaaaacacacggcggttggaaccaaaaatctccaatttggactccagaccaaaggacaaatttccactggtctaatgtccattgctcgtgtttcttggcccaagcaggtctcttcttcttattgatgtcctttagtagtggttgctttgcagcaattcgaccatgaaggcctgattcacacagtcccctgtgaatagttgatgttgagatgtgtctgttacttgaaccctGTGAATaatgtatttgggctgcaatttctgaggctggtaactctaatggacgtatcctctgcagcagaggtaactctgggtcttccattcctgtggtggtcctcatgagagccagtttcatcaaagcgcttgattgtttttgcgattgcacttgaataaactttaaaagttcttgaaatgttcagcatcgactgaccttcatgtcttaaagtaatgatggactgtcgtttctctttgcttatttgagctgttcttgccataatatggacttggtcttttaccaaatagggctatcttctgtataccccctacattgtcacaacacaactgattggctcaaacgcattaagaaggaaagaaattccacaaattaacttttaagaaggcacacctgttaattgaaatgcattccaggtgactacctcatgaagctggttgagagaatgccaagagtgtgcaaagctgtcatcaaggcaaagtgtggctatttgaagaatctcaaatataaaatatattttgatttgtttaacacttttttggttactacatgattccatattacAGTGACCACTGTCATTTGTTTGGCCAATAAACGTCACAGCCCTACCCACGAGTCCTCTCACAACACCCAGTAAAAGGTTCTACGTGTCGGGTagctgtcataacagttggtaagtagtgtctagtacctgtcataacagttggtaagtagtgtctagtacctgtcataacagttggtaagtagtatctagaacctgtcataacagttggtaagtaggggcctagcccgaaccatgaaaaacagcccccgaccattattcctcctccaccaaactttacagtaggCACTCTGCAAggtgggcaggtagcgttttcctggcatccgccaaacccagattcgtccgtcggactgccagatggtgaagcgtgattcatcactccagagaacgcgtttccactgctccagagtccaatggcggcgagctttacaccactccaggcgatgcttggcattggtgatcttaggcttgtgtgcggctgctcggccatggaaacccatttcatgaagactcccgacgaacagttcttgttctgacgctgcttccagaggcagtttggaactcggtagtgagtgatgcaaccgaggacagacgatttttactcgctacgcgcttcagcactcggcggtcccgttctgtgagcttgtgtggcctaccacttcgcggctgagccgttgttgctcctagacatttccactccacaataacagcacttacagttgacaaggCCAGCTCTAGCAtggcgaactgacttgttggaaaggtggcatcctgtgacggtgccacgttgaaagtcgcggagctcttcagtaaggccattctactgccaacgtttgtttttatggagattgcatggcggtgtgctcgatttgtatacacctgtcagcaacgggtgtggctgaaatggccgaaTCCACAAATGTgaaagtgtccacatacttttgtgtatatgtaATGTAGATCACACATTGTTAATGGAATAACGCTTTACACAAAGGTAAAAAGTTAGATCATTAGCATAAGAGCAAATTACCACATtcattatttaacctttatttaacaagaacaaattcttatttacaatgacggcctacccctggccaaacccggacgacgctgggccaattgtgcgccgaaaCACGTCAAACCAAAAACACGTCAGCCCACACAAATCAAAACCTGATTTTAATATCATTCAAAGGTCTCTTCAGCGCTCCAACGGCATAACGACAGCCTTAAATGTTTAACTTCAGTCAGTTGGCTTGCCCGGGTTGAGACTTGAGAAAGTAGCAGCGCTTCAGTGTTAAGCGTgcagcccaaatggcaccccatgggccctggtcaatagtagtgcactataaagggaatagggcatGTTTGCTGAGATTTAATGAAAAGTAGTCCCCTCggcaacaacaaacaacaaatgtCTCTTTCTGCCGGTGAACGTTGACTTTCACATAGATTTACCCCATATCATTATAGATCCAATTATAAGACTATCATTATCAAAATCATCTGTGCAGGATAGAGGgaagactaggtgaaaaataaaacaacaaaaacgaccATAGTTCCCAATATATAAGTGTTATTTTGATAGACATACTTTATTCAAATCAAACTAATAAAATAAAGTGAATATATCACTGCTAAGAGAATTTGATCCATTTGAAACCCTAGATAGAACACATCAGGAGATTATTATCACTATAAATCCATCACAAATCAACAACAGGCACCTTGCTTGGTAGAGTCAAGACACTCAGACCGTTCAGAAATAAAACCACTTCCAAATAAACAATGAAACATATATACACATTTATTAATTCAGAGGTATGGTGGTTTGGATCAGGGAGTGGGTGTAGCTATAGGTTACAtcctaaacggcaccctattccctatatagtgcactacttttgaccggagccctatgggccatggttgaaagtagtgcactacatagggaatagactTCTATTTGGGATGCAAGCCAGTCTAGCCGATAGCCGTCCTCAGCTGAGATAAATGAAGACGACGGACTGGATGGGCTCCCTGCAGACTGGACACAGCTTGTTCctcttcttcagtttcttggtGCAGGTGTAACAGGCCATGAGGTGTCCGGTGCGTCCGTGTACAATGCAGCCGTTCTTGGGCCTGGTCTGACAGATGACGCAGGGCTCCAGGCAGCTGGCGGGGAGGTGAGCCTCCTGGCTGTTGAAGCGCTCCAGGTCTGGTGCCATCACTTCCTGGCTGAAGGGGGCGCTAGAGGACGAGCCTGAGCCTACACcactggaagaagaagaagaggtggaAGGCTGGGATGAGCAGGCTGAGTCTTGGGAATCGGGGCCAGAGACGGACACCAATTCCTGGGAGTCTTTGAGGAGGGGAAGGGGCGACCGGGCTCTCTTCCCGTCTGGGACATCCAGTCCTTCAGCCTCGGTCTCGTCTGTCTCTGTCGGGGCTGGGGAAGGCTTGGGGGACGAAGGTTTGAGGTTGGGGgccgtggtggtggtggtggtggtgatagcagAGTTGCTGTCAGACTGGGGAAACCATTCCTTTCTTAGCTTCCAGCAGCGGTTGCAGTTACGGGGCAGGGGAGGGTTCAACTCCTCACACTTCGAGCACTTCCAGTAGTCCTGAAACACAACAGACGACACCGCTAGATTAGACAGACGACACCGCTAGATTAGACAGACGACACCGCTAGATTAGAACAGACGACACCGCTAGATTAGACAGACGACACCGCTAGATTAGACAACAGACGACACCGCTAGATTAGCAACAGACGACACCgctagattagacaacaggccatacaactaCATTAGACAACAGACACTAGCCAACCAGAACATTGGTAGCTGTGGTATCCTTGTGTTGGTgagattttattattattattattattattattattattatgggtaATATGAAACATACTGCTTTCGTGATTTCAGTGTCGTCATCGAACGAGTCCTCCTCCTCTGCTTCAAAGATGGTGACTTCATACACCTGTGAGAACGACAGAGACAGTGAGTCAACAGCTGCAGTTTGACCCCAGGACACTAGAGGGCGCTGTttgaaatgacacacacacacacaccagtgtttcCTCGGGGGGTCCGGGAGCATGCTCCCCACCCCCCTAGTGATAGCACCACAGCTAAATGAATGCAgcggaaacacacaaacacagttgaAAAGACAGTGAGCTGAGACCTCGTCCTCTCCAGACACTGAAGCCTCTTCGGGATCGCTGTAGGCATCCGAGTCAATGGACTCCACCTCAAACTCCACGCTGAAGTTATCAGAGTTCAGATCCTGGCTCAGAACATCGTCACACACGTCACTGACCGATGAACCTACTtcctgttgagagagagagagagagagagctcagtaACATGGGACTTACACAGCTAAAGTACTGAACGACCCCACGTCACATCATCTGACCATTATGTGTAGGAATTAAATCAACTCATTCCTTCATCTGTATAATTTCGTAACCCAACAGGTATTCTCTAGTTTAGGATCTCACCCTCCTTTAATTTAGGATTGATGAAACTACAGTCTTAGACAGGGTTAATAGTTGTACTGCAGTAGGCTACACAGAGTTACACCAggctactcacagagatacaccaggctactcacagagatacaccaggctactcacagagatacaccaggctactcacagagatacaccaggctactcacagagatacactaggctactcacagagatacaccaggctactcacagagatacactaggctactcacagagatacactaggctactcacagagatacactaggctactcacagagatacactaggctactcacagagatacactaggctactcacagagatacactaggctactcacagagatacaccaggctactcacagagatacactaggctactcacagagatacactaggctactcacagagatacactaggctactcacagagatacaccaggctactcacagagatacactaggctactcacagagatacaccaggctactcacagagatacactaggctactcacagagatacaccAGGCTACTCACAGTGTTACTGTGGGAGTCTGAAGACTCAGTGCTCCTCCGGTCTCGTCTCAGGCCTCCTATCACACACCAGGACATGCTGTCATCAAAGGGTAGAGAAAAGCTGTCTGACCTATGCCTCTTCCTGGGCTCACAGCCGTCCTCCTCTTGTGTCGATGATGTACCCGCTGGAATAGAACAGAGGAGACGTGAGCAGTGGTGTTAGCAGGGTTGACACATCAAATACTACTGTTAACAATTTCTTCAAATAAGCCATTTCTCCTCTGATGGCAATAGAGAAGAATGCTGTGCATCCAATCACTCAGTTGACATATTGAAACATACTGATATAGTCTTCAACAAAGCGATTTCTTCCTTGATGACACTGAATATCTTATGTGATGTTCACAAGACATCAATGACTTTTTATAGCCGTACATGTGCATTGGCTTGAGGTACGACCAGTAGCTAAGAGCAATAAAAAAACATCTTTAAAAACGGTCCATTTCAATCCATCAGGCTAGGACTGCTGTGGATGTGGATTCCCCCCTGGTCTGGTAGGAACAGGCATGTctttgttgtgtctgtgtgtggatgcTATGGGCCTGAAGAGACTCATTGTGAGGAGAAGTCATCTGAACACATTCTCCACAGCCTCCAGACCAGTGTGTTCCTTAGGTCTGGTCCTATCTCCTATCCCCACAGCAGGACAAGTCTGGACGGACACAGTGAAAGTGACAGTGGTTCTATGCTTTGATCAATCCATAACTCAGTCTCTGAAATATATAAAAGGAGTGTACATTTACCCAACAGCCTTGACAGGGTAGCACATGAAgccatcctgtctgacatgacaccacGAAGCCATCCTGTCGGACATGACACCACGAAGCCATCCTGTCGGACATGACACCATGAAgccatcctgtctgacatgacaccacgaagccatcctgtcggacatgacaccacgaagccatcctgtctgacatgacaccacAAAGCCATCCTGTCGGACATGACACCATGAAgccatcctgtctgacatgacaccatgaagccatcctgtctgacatgacaccatgaagccatcctgtctgacatgacaccatgaagccatcctgtctgacatgacaccacgaagccatcctgtctgacatgacaccacgaagccatcctgtctgacatgacaccatgaagccatcctgtctgacatgacaccacgaagccatcctgtctgacatgacaccatgaagccatcctgtctgacatgacaccatgaagccatcctgtctgacatgacaccatgaagccatcctgtctgacatgacaccacGAAGCCATCCTGTCGGACATGACACCATGAAgccatcctgtctgacatgacaccacgaagccatcctgtctgacatgacaccatgaagccatcctgtctgacatgacaccatgaagccatcctgtctgacatgacaccaTGAAGCCATCCTGTCGGACATGACACTACGAAgccatcctgtctgacatgacaccacAAAGCCATCCTGTCGGACATGACACCATGAAGCCATCCTGTCGGACATGACACCATGAAgccatcctgtctgacatgacaccaTGAAGCCATCCTGTCGGACATGACACCACGAAgccatcctgtctgacatgacaccacgaagccatcctgtctgacatgacaccacGAAGCCATCCTGTCGGACATGACACCATGAAGCCATCCTGTCGGACATGACACCACGAAgccatcctgtctgacatgacaccatgaagccatcctgtctgacatgacaccacgaagccatcctgtctgacatgacaccacgaagccatcctgtctgacatgacaccacGAAGCCATCCTGTCGGACATGACACCATGAAgccatcctgtctgacatgacaccacgaagccatcctgtctgacatgacaccaTGAAGCCATCCTGTCGGACATGACACCATGAAGCCATCCTGTCGGACATGACACCATGAAgccatcctgtctgacatgacaccacgaagccatcctgtcggacatgacaccacgaagccatcctgtctgacatgacaccacGAAGCCATCCTGTCGGACATGACACCATGAAGCCATCCTGTCGGAcatgacacatttacatttacattttagtcatttagcagacgctcttatccagagcgactta includes:
- the LOC121559174 gene encoding E3 ubiquitin-protein ligase Mdm2 isoform X2 translates to MAENCERMSEWHRTGSQINTLDNEKLVRPKEKLHILLQQAGADKDVFTMKEVIFYLGQYIMKKQLYDMKQQHLVHCAEDPLGAVLGVDSFSVKEPRVLFAMITQNLLAVQKQESQSLDKPDRGPKETDSDCPSSSTSERRRRRSDPAGTSSTQEEDGCEPRKRHRSDSFSLPFDDSMSWCVIGGLRRDRRSTESSDSHSNTEVGSSVSDVCDDVLSQDLNSDNFSVEFEVESIDSDAYSDPEEASVSGEDEVYEVTIFEAEEEDSFDDDTEITKADYWKCSKCEELNPPLPRNCNRCWKLRKEWFPQSDSNSAITTTTTTTAPNLKPSSPKPSPAPTETDETEAEGLDVPDGKRARSPLPLLKDSQELVSVSGPDSQDSACSSQPSTSSSSSSGVGSGSSSSAPFSQEVMAPDLERFNSQEAHLPASCLEPCVICQTRPKNGCIVHGRTGHLMACYTCTKKLKKRNKLCPVCREPIQSVVFIYLS
- the LOC121559174 gene encoding E3 ubiquitin-protein ligase Mdm2 isoform X1, with the translated sequence MASSLVKDRMAENCERMSEWHRTGSQINTLDNEKLVRPKEKLHILLQQAGADKDVFTMKEVIFYLGQYIMKKQLYDMKQQHLVHCAEDPLGAVLGVDSFSVKEPRVLFAMITQNLLAVQKQESQSLDKPDRGPKETDSDCPSSSTSERRRRRSDPAGTSSTQEEDGCEPRKRHRSDSFSLPFDDSMSWCVIGGLRRDRRSTESSDSHSNTEVGSSVSDVCDDVLSQDLNSDNFSVEFEVESIDSDAYSDPEEASVSGEDEVYEVTIFEAEEEDSFDDDTEITKADYWKCSKCEELNPPLPRNCNRCWKLRKEWFPQSDSNSAITTTTTTTAPNLKPSSPKPSPAPTETDETEAEGLDVPDGKRARSPLPLLKDSQELVSVSGPDSQDSACSSQPSTSSSSSSGVGSGSSSSAPFSQEVMAPDLERFNSQEAHLPASCLEPCVICQTRPKNGCIVHGRTGHLMACYTCTKKLKKRNKLCPVCREPIQSVVFIYLS